A stretch of the uncultured Cohaesibacter sp. genome encodes the following:
- the yghU gene encoding glutathione-dependent disulfide-bond oxidoreductase yields the protein MTDKHDYVPPKVWVWDQENGGEWAKINRPISGATHEKDLPQGEHLLQLYSLATPNGQKVTIMLEELLALGVKEAEYDAWLIKIGNGEQFSSGFVDVNPNSKIPALFDKDLGVRVFESGAILLYLAEKFGHFLPKDVAKRTEVMNWLFWLQGSAPYLGGGFGHFYAYAPFKIEYAIDRFTMEAKRQLDVLDKELANHRFLGGDEYTIADMATWPWYGNLALGNQYNAGEFLQVEDYKNVRRWAHEILERPAVQRGRIVNRVNGDPSEQLHERHDASDFDLRTQDKLEG from the coding sequence ATGACCGACAAGCACGACTATGTTCCACCGAAAGTTTGGGTATGGGATCAGGAAAATGGCGGCGAATGGGCCAAGATCAATCGCCCGATTTCCGGTGCCACCCATGAGAAGGACTTGCCTCAGGGCGAGCATCTGCTCCAGCTTTATTCTCTCGCCACGCCGAATGGTCAGAAAGTGACCATCATGCTTGAAGAGCTTCTGGCGCTTGGCGTGAAGGAAGCCGAATATGATGCCTGGCTGATCAAGATCGGCAACGGCGAGCAATTCTCCTCCGGCTTTGTCGATGTCAATCCAAACTCGAAAATCCCGGCCTTGTTCGACAAGGATCTTGGCGTCCGTGTCTTTGAATCCGGCGCGATTTTGCTTTATCTGGCTGAAAAATTCGGCCATTTTCTGCCAAAGGATGTCGCCAAACGCACCGAAGTGATGAACTGGTTGTTCTGGTTGCAAGGCTCTGCGCCTTATCTCGGTGGCGGCTTTGGTCATTTTTATGCCTATGCTCCCTTCAAGATCGAATATGCGATTGACCGCTTCACCATGGAAGCCAAACGCCAGCTTGATGTGCTGGACAAGGAACTAGCCAACCATCGCTTCCTTGGCGGCGACGAATATACCATCGCCGACATGGCAACCTGGCCCTGGTATGGCAATCTGGCCCTTGGCAATCAATATAATGCCGGTGAATTCTTGCAGGTTGAAGACTATAAGAATGTCCGCCGCTGGGCCCATGAGATTCTGGAGCGTCCAGCAGTTCAACGCGGTCGGATCGTCAACCGTGTCAACGGCGATCCAAGCGAGCAGCTCCATGAACGTCATGACGCGTCAGACTTCGATCTGCGCACACAAGACAAGCTGGAAGGTTGA
- a CDS encoding EAL domain-containing protein, with amino-acid sequence MPIKYPQGEREIVTLSDVMAVSAPMWVIDIDQCQIVWANEAALLLWQAESLDALCARNVHEDLGPDLIERLSGYQDAFRGDSKPFRELWTLYPEGEARQYEVKLWRHDLPEGGIGTLCKAREVAHDRAAHLHCAKALNNIAVSISLFSSDGGLIYANEHARDVYGDDQHSLQARFLEKADYDRLIEKLEQANEITAICEVYVQNGVRWHEISARNCQDARTGEATYILSEVDVTEFKEQQRRISFMAHHDMLTGLHSRNYVNNEFPGILGKHIVAHLPMAMLLLDLDNFKTINDTMGHMAGDQLLVHVALTLDRVIGARASIGRLGGDEFIVLLPYKERSEIEAVCVELLEELSSECQIAGHMLHSRASIGVSVCPDHGSDIATLMRHADLALYEAKDAGRNTYRYFRPDLQQAAILKRTLEKDLNRAMSEGEFRLFYQPRVDCLNHKILGAEALMRWYHPERGIVPPGMFIEALEETGQIHQVGDWIVTRAGRDQRKLAAQGFDVPISINISPKQFERPDFVSRLRNNLAQTRCPASRIEIEITESMLVGEGFDAKQTLLDLRRTGFSIAVDDFGTGYSNLAYIHQYPISVLKVDRSFIQMIEDQTSVVNMILSLCRLVGITAVAEGVETMDQLEWLQLNHCNQYQGYLFSKPQPLDDFLEILKSPPDFSHLAVAGDISDLEVSWA; translated from the coding sequence ATGCCGATCAAGTACCCACAAGGTGAGCGCGAGATTGTTACGTTATCTGATGTGATGGCCGTAAGCGCACCCATGTGGGTGATCGATATTGACCAGTGTCAGATTGTTTGGGCAAATGAAGCTGCTCTTCTTCTCTGGCAAGCTGAGAGCCTTGACGCACTCTGCGCACGCAATGTTCACGAAGATCTTGGCCCTGATCTGATTGAGCGACTGAGTGGCTATCAAGACGCATTCAGAGGCGACAGCAAGCCATTCAGGGAACTCTGGACATTGTACCCTGAAGGGGAAGCGCGCCAATATGAAGTCAAGCTCTGGCGCCATGATCTGCCCGAGGGCGGCATAGGCACCCTCTGCAAGGCTCGTGAAGTGGCACATGACAGAGCCGCCCATCTTCATTGCGCCAAAGCGCTCAACAATATCGCTGTCAGCATCAGCCTATTCTCGTCGGACGGGGGGCTGATCTATGCCAACGAGCATGCCAGAGACGTTTATGGCGACGACCAGCATTCATTGCAAGCGCGGTTTCTCGAAAAGGCTGATTATGATCGCTTGATCGAGAAGCTGGAACAAGCAAACGAGATCACAGCAATCTGCGAGGTTTATGTGCAGAATGGGGTGCGTTGGCACGAGATTTCTGCCCGCAACTGCCAAGACGCCCGAACAGGTGAGGCCACCTATATCCTGTCCGAAGTTGATGTGACCGAGTTCAAGGAGCAGCAACGCCGGATCAGTTTCATGGCGCACCATGACATGTTGACCGGTCTACATAGCCGCAATTATGTCAATAACGAGTTTCCGGGCATTCTGGGCAAGCATATCGTCGCGCATCTCCCGATGGCGATGTTGTTGCTCGATCTGGACAACTTCAAGACAATCAATGACACGATGGGGCATATGGCGGGGGACCAATTGTTGGTCCATGTCGCCCTGACGCTGGACCGGGTCATTGGTGCACGCGCATCAATTGGTCGGCTGGGCGGTGATGAATTTATTGTCTTGCTGCCGTATAAAGAACGGTCCGAGATTGAGGCCGTTTGTGTTGAGCTGCTTGAAGAGCTTTCGTCCGAATGTCAGATTGCTGGCCACATGCTGCATAGCCGAGCGAGTATCGGCGTGAGTGTGTGCCCGGATCATGGATCCGATATTGCGACGCTGATGCGCCATGCGGATCTTGCTCTTTATGAAGCCAAGGATGCCGGGCGCAACACCTATCGCTATTTCCGTCCCGATTTGCAACAAGCCGCGATCCTCAAACGGACACTGGAGAAAGACCTCAACCGTGCCATGAGCGAAGGTGAGTTCCGGCTTTTCTATCAACCGCGCGTCGACTGCCTCAATCACAAGATCCTTGGCGCAGAAGCGCTGATGCGTTGGTATCATCCAGAGCGAGGCATTGTGCCTCCGGGCATGTTCATTGAGGCGCTGGAAGAAACCGGCCAGATCCATCAGGTCGGGGACTGGATCGTGACACGCGCCGGACGTGATCAGCGCAAGCTGGCCGCGCAGGGGTTCGACGTGCCCATTTCCATCAATATTTCACCCAAGCAGTTTGAGCGACCGGACTTTGTCTCGCGGCTGAGAAACAATCTCGCCCAAACCCGTTGCCCGGCAAGCAGGATTGAAATCGAGATCACCGAGAGCATGCTGGTGGGCGAAGGGTTTGATGCAAAACAGACCCTGCTCGATTTGCGCCGGACCGGCTTTTCCATCGCGGTCGATGACTTCGGAACCGGCTATTCCAACCTTGCCTATATCCATCAATATCCGATTTCGGTCCTCAAGGTGGATCGATCCTTCATTCAGATGATCGAAGACCAGACCTCTGTGGTCAATATGATCTTGTCATTGTGTCGTCTGGTTGGCATCACCGCTGTTGCGGAAGGGGTGGAGACGATGGATCAGCTGGAATGGTTGCAGCTCAATCACTGCAATCAGTATCAGGGCTATCTCTTCTCCAAACCGCAGCCGCTCGATGATTTCTTGGAAATCCTAAAGAGTCCGCCTGACTTCAGTCATCTGGCTGTGGCGGGTGACATTAGCGATCTTGAGGTCTCCTGGGCTTGA
- a CDS encoding glutathione S-transferase C-terminal domain-containing protein, protein MLVNGKWTKDWQPVQKSDKEGRFIRQVSSFRHWITPDGSAGPTGEGGFKAEAGRYRLYVALICPWASRTLIARKLKGLEEIIPVTVVNPVLTDEGWQFAGYPGADTDPLFGSTYVHEIYSRADATFTGRATVPFLWDMQQNVMVNNESADIVRMFDTAFEAIIPSDLRLYPKALGEEIDQLNAEIYQMLNNGVYRAGFASSQQSYDEAVLDVFTMLDRLEQRLEGLDYLVGGQLTETDIRTFVTLIRFDAAYHGLFKTNRKQIADYPKLSAYMERILRLPGVIDTVNMDHITAGYYSIKALNPLGIRPTGPAHIQALLASVA, encoded by the coding sequence ATGCTTGTGAATGGCAAATGGACCAAGGACTGGCAGCCGGTCCAGAAATCGGACAAAGAAGGCCGCTTCATCCGGCAGGTTTCCTCCTTCCGCCATTGGATCACGCCAGATGGCAGTGCCGGGCCAACCGGGGAGGGGGGCTTTAAGGCCGAAGCTGGGCGCTATCGCCTCTATGTGGCCCTGATCTGCCCTTGGGCCTCACGCACCCTGATTGCTCGAAAACTTAAAGGGCTGGAAGAGATCATCCCGGTAACAGTGGTCAATCCGGTTTTGACCGATGAAGGCTGGCAATTTGCTGGCTATCCGGGCGCCGACACGGACCCTTTGTTCGGATCCACCTATGTGCATGAGATTTACAGCCGTGCTGATGCCACTTTTACAGGGCGAGCAACGGTGCCATTCCTGTGGGATATGCAGCAAAATGTCATGGTCAACAACGAAAGCGCCGACATTGTGCGTATGTTCGACACCGCTTTTGAAGCCATCATACCGTCTGACCTGCGGCTCTATCCCAAGGCTTTGGGCGAAGAAATCGACCAACTCAATGCCGAGATTTATCAGATGCTGAACAATGGAGTCTATCGGGCGGGCTTTGCCTCCAGCCAGCAAAGCTATGACGAAGCGGTCTTGGATGTCTTCACGATGCTCGACAGGCTGGAACAGCGCCTTGAAGGGCTGGATTACCTTGTTGGGGGGCAACTGACCGAGACCGACATCCGTACCTTCGTCACCCTCATCCGCTTTGATGCCGCCTATCACGGCCTCTTCAAAACCAATCGCAAACAGATCGCCGACTATCCCAAACTGTCCGCCTATATGGAGCGCATTTTGCGTCTGCCCGGCGTGATTGATACGGTCAATATGGACCACATCACGGCCGGTTATTATTCTATCAAGGCGCTCAATCCGTTGGGTATCCGACCAACAGGCCCGGCCCATATCCAAGCACTGCTGGCATCAGTGGCGTGA
- a CDS encoding cysteine hydrolase produces the protein MNLILGLTLALIVFLMANALYRITSRPRAKPIDKETRPNAALLVIDMQHDFTRAKGRMAHDAKRRSEAFRRINELAAEAHQLNIPVIEISHAFTDPVEKLVIRLIAGGAGVEGSLGLKRDDALTYHANHHIWKHEQDSFTSPMFNRYLDEHKIGHLYITGQDATACVNATAKAALKRHFEVTLIDEAILARNTAKWQTMKDKLIAAGAKRADHLGFQTDPVMQDG, from the coding sequence ATGAACCTGATATTGGGACTGACCCTTGCCTTGATCGTCTTTCTGATGGCAAACGCACTCTATCGGATTACAAGTCGGCCAAGGGCAAAGCCGATTGACAAAGAGACACGTCCCAATGCGGCGCTGCTCGTGATTGACATGCAGCACGATTTCACCCGTGCCAAAGGCCGTATGGCCCATGATGCCAAGCGCCGATCCGAAGCCTTTCGCCGGATCAATGAGCTGGCCGCCGAGGCGCATCAGCTCAACATTCCCGTGATCGAAATCAGCCACGCTTTTACCGACCCGGTGGAAAAACTTGTCATCAGGCTGATTGCCGGGGGCGCAGGCGTTGAAGGCTCCCTTGGGTTGAAGCGTGATGATGCTCTGACATATCATGCCAATCATCACATCTGGAAGCATGAACAGGACAGCTTCACATCCCCAATGTTCAATCGCTATCTCGATGAACACAAGATTGGCCATCTTTACATCACTGGACAGGACGCCACCGCTTGCGTCAATGCCACCGCCAAAGCCGCACTCAAACGACATTTCGAGGTCACTCTGATTGACGAGGCGATCCTGGCGCGAAACACGGCCAAATGGCAGACAATGAAGGACAAGCTGATCGCGGCGGGGGCAAAACGCGCCGATCATCTGGGCTTCCAAACCGACCCGGTGATGCAAGACGGATAA
- the iolB gene encoding 5-deoxy-glucuronate isomerase gives MANLLHRPQATHGKVQEITPESAGWRYVGFDVHKLHSGEVVTGDTGDQEVMLVMVEGKAQFEAAGQTWGELGDRMNVFEKTPPHCLYVPNGESWSATATTDCTIAVCKAPGQSGHKARHIAPADITPEERGEGSNKRFINVIAMDEQDFCDSLLVTEVFTPAGNWSSYPSHRHDEDNYPDITLLEETYYHRLNPSNGFGIQRVYTDDSSIDETMAVHDGDVVCVPRGYHPCGTPYGIEMYYLNVMAGPLRKWRFIAAPEMKDLLV, from the coding sequence ATGGCAAATCTACTTCATCGCCCTCAGGCGACCCATGGCAAAGTGCAAGAAATCACTCCGGAATCCGCCGGATGGCGCTATGTAGGCTTTGACGTCCACAAATTGCACTCCGGCGAAGTGGTGACAGGGGATACGGGCGATCAGGAAGTGATGCTTGTCATGGTCGAAGGCAAGGCGCAGTTTGAGGCTGCCGGTCAGACCTGGGGCGAGCTGGGCGACCGTATGAACGTGTTCGAGAAGACCCCTCCGCATTGCCTCTATGTGCCCAATGGTGAAAGCTGGAGCGCCACTGCCACCACAGACTGCACCATCGCTGTCTGCAAGGCTCCGGGCCAGTCTGGCCACAAGGCACGCCATATCGCACCCGCCGATATCACCCCTGAAGAGCGCGGTGAGGGCAGCAACAAACGCTTCATTAATGTGATCGCCATGGACGAGCAGGATTTCTGTGACAGCCTTCTGGTCACCGAAGTCTTTACCCCGGCGGGCAACTGGTCTTCCTATCCGTCCCATCGCCATGATGAGGACAATTATCCAGACATCACCTTGCTTGAGGAAACCTATTATCACCGCCTCAATCCAAGCAATGGCTTTGGCATCCAGCGGGTCTATACCGATGATTCATCCATTGATGAAACCATGGCGGTGCATGACGGCGACGTTGTTTGTGTGCCGCGTGGCTATCATCCTTGCGGCACGCCCTATGGCATCGAAATGTATTATCTCAATGTCATGGCTGGCCCGCTGCGCAAATGGCGTTTTATCGCTGCTCCGGAAATGAAAGATTTGCTTGTCTAG
- the ygiD gene encoding 4,5-DOPA dioxygenase extradiol has product MRASHALDKLKDSLALSERMPLVFLGHGSPMNVIEDNPYARSWTALGERLPHPQAILVISAHWMTKGHTLVDISAMPKIIHDFYGFPQQLYEETYPAKGNPELAREVVSLLASHHAQEDDRWGLDHGAWSVLKFLFPKADVPVFQLSIDLSMPFSEHLEIGKILSSLRDRGVLILGSGNVVHNLRALRMDGKVHDFALEFDNYFEDRLTARDMAALVDRKGMGKLFQLAHPSIDHYIPALTIAGAANEQDSLTYLTQDLTLGAVSMRSFLFHG; this is encoded by the coding sequence ATGCGTGCCTCCCACGCCCTTGATAAACTCAAAGACAGTTTGGCCTTGTCCGAACGCATGCCGCTGGTTTTTCTGGGCCATGGCAGTCCGATGAATGTCATCGAGGACAATCCTTATGCCCGAAGCTGGACGGCGCTGGGCGAGCGTTTGCCGCACCCACAAGCCATTCTGGTGATCTCTGCTCACTGGATGACGAAGGGGCACACTTTGGTGGACATTTCCGCTATGCCGAAAATCATTCATGATTTTTACGGCTTCCCGCAACAGCTCTATGAAGAGACCTATCCCGCCAAGGGCAATCCGGAGCTGGCACGCGAAGTGGTGTCCCTGCTTGCCAGCCATCATGCGCAGGAAGATGACCGTTGGGGCCTCGATCATGGGGCCTGGAGTGTGTTGAAATTCCTCTTCCCGAAAGCTGATGTGCCGGTCTTCCAGCTCTCTATCGATCTGTCCATGCCATTCTCGGAGCATCTCGAAATAGGCAAGATTCTGTCAAGCTTGCGGGATCGTGGCGTGCTGATTCTCGGATCAGGCAATGTTGTTCACAATCTTCGCGCCCTGCGGATGGATGGCAAAGTGCATGACTTCGCCCTCGAATTTGACAACTATTTCGAGGATCGCCTGACCGCTAGGGACATGGCAGCCCTGGTCGATCGCAAAGGCATGGGTAAACTGTTCCAGCTCGCCCATCCCTCGATTGACCATTATATCCCGGCTCTGACGATTGCCGGTGCGGCAAACGAGCAGGATTCTCTTACCTATTTAACTCAAGACCTGACATTGGGAGCTGTCTCCATGCGCTCCTTCCTCTTCCATGGTTAG
- a CDS encoding DMT family transporter, producing the protein MKTAQLGISSVNATLLLFLASFLAGAGWIFSIHALEGLTPLLFIGSRFFLAGAAVAATTGHLPSLINKGFFIQILPGALFFALSMICWTQGLLYTTSPGVSAFISSTSNLMVPFLGVLLFGWTFYRSTAIALVGAAFGLACLLLGPGAHVELAHLYFAAAALFLAISLVLAKNRLNSLNAMQTTSGFLFFAGIMILCAAFPVEGLPDKMPDPETLGWFTTSLVLCTYVRFVLQFAGQQRVSLAKAGLLMSLEPVWVLGLSILLLDERPSIAQGIGCALVLSAILYENRQDRRRSTINIPG; encoded by the coding sequence ATGAAAACGGCTCAATTGGGCATATCCTCGGTCAATGCGACCCTGCTGCTGTTCCTTGCCTCCTTTTTGGCAGGCGCGGGCTGGATTTTTTCGATCCATGCGCTGGAAGGGCTGACGCCGCTGCTTTTCATCGGTAGCCGCTTTTTTCTGGCCGGTGCCGCCGTTGCCGCCACGACGGGTCATTTGCCCTCTTTGATCAACAAAGGCTTTTTCATCCAGATCCTGCCCGGCGCACTCTTCTTTGCGCTGTCGATGATCTGTTGGACGCAAGGGCTGCTCTATACCACCAGCCCCGGAGTTTCCGCTTTCATTTCCTCAACCAGCAATTTGATGGTGCCCTTTTTGGGCGTGTTGCTGTTTGGCTGGACTTTCTACCGCTCAACCGCCATTGCATTGGTAGGGGCGGCGTTCGGCCTTGCCTGTCTGCTGCTTGGCCCCGGTGCGCATGTGGAGCTGGCCCATCTCTATTTTGCCGCCGCTGCCTTGTTTCTTGCCATTAGTCTGGTCTTGGCCAAAAACAGGCTGAACAGCCTTAATGCCATGCAGACCACATCAGGTTTTCTGTTTTTTGCAGGTATCATGATCTTGTGCGCCGCTTTCCCCGTCGAAGGACTACCGGACAAGATGCCTGATCCGGAAACATTGGGTTGGTTCACGACCAGTCTGGTGCTGTGCACCTATGTGCGCTTTGTGCTGCAATTTGCCGGTCAGCAACGGGTCAGCCTTGCCAAGGCGGGGCTGCTCATGAGCCTTGAACCGGTTTGGGTGTTGGGGCTGAGTATTCTGTTGCTTGATGAACGCCCAAGCATTGCCCAAGGGATCGGCTGTGCGCTGGTCTTGTCGGCAATTCTCTATGAAAACAGGCAAGACCGTCGACGCTCGACCATCAATATTCCGGGCTGA
- a CDS encoding pyridoxamine 5'-phosphate oxidase family protein, translating to MTNFKEPHSVFHAGERAVQARAEVSQDYVDMVSRAIRSVMPEQHRRFFASLPVLFMGALDQGGRVWSFPVFGAPGFLSSPRADQLVVDAKPPLADLLALDLKVGAKIGAIGLQMSTRRRNRVNGTVQESGQGLVVGVDQSFGNCPQYIQTREIDWQEQDQLTPKAVKLDRLTPEAEALIHQADTFFIASRVKDLNADPRAGIDASHRGGKPGFLGINEDGSLSFPDFSGNKYFNTLGNIEDDGRIGLFVPNFDTGWAVLLTGRGKVDWSADRVLAFAGAERIIDVMPDEIWLVEQALPGQGQLLDRWPALETTGSWQA from the coding sequence GTGACAAATTTCAAAGAGCCCCATTCTGTGTTCCATGCTGGTGAACGCGCTGTTCAGGCGCGCGCCGAGGTGTCCCAAGACTATGTCGACATGGTCAGCCGGGCAATCCGGTCTGTCATGCCCGAGCAGCATCGGCGCTTTTTCGCCAGCTTGCCTGTCTTATTCATGGGGGCTTTGGATCAAGGCGGTCGGGTCTGGAGCTTCCCGGTCTTTGGAGCGCCCGGTTTCCTTTCTTCTCCTCGTGCCGATCAGTTGGTCGTGGATGCCAAACCGCCTTTGGCCGACCTGTTGGCGCTTGATCTGAAGGTCGGGGCCAAGATCGGGGCGATTGGATTGCAAATGTCCACGAGACGGCGAAACCGGGTGAATGGCACAGTGCAAGAATCCGGGCAAGGGCTTGTGGTTGGCGTCGATCAGAGCTTTGGCAATTGTCCGCAATATATCCAGACACGGGAGATTGACTGGCAGGAGCAAGACCAACTGACGCCAAAGGCAGTGAAGCTCGACCGCCTGACCCCTGAGGCGGAGGCCTTGATCCATCAGGCGGATACTTTTTTCATAGCCTCGCGGGTCAAGGATCTGAACGCTGATCCGCGCGCCGGGATCGATGCGTCCCATCGCGGTGGCAAGCCCGGTTTTCTAGGCATAAATGAAGATGGCAGCCTGTCTTTTCCGGATTTTTCAGGCAACAAATACTTTAACACCCTTGGCAATATCGAGGATGATGGGCGCATTGGCCTGTTCGTTCCCAATTTTGACACTGGCTGGGCTGTTTTGTTGACCGGGCGTGGCAAAGTGGATTGGTCTGCAGACAGGGTCTTGGCCTTTGCCGGAGCGGAGCGGATCATCGACGTGATGCCGGACGAAATATGGCTCGTGGAACAGGCGCTGCCCGGTCAGGGACAATTGCTCGACCGCTGGCCTGCGCTTGAAACGACAGGCAGCTGGCAAGCATAA
- a CDS encoding glutathione S-transferase encodes MTTPIKLYRYPLSGHSHRVELMLAFLQLPYEPIDVDLANGAHKAPDFLKLSQFGKVPAIDDNGFTLSDSNAILVYLAQTYATDSHWLPRDAKVAAEIQRWLTIAADQIASGPCAARVAALFGAPIDHQSAIGKAHALFDIMNAHLSDRDWLASDTISIADVAGYSYIAHAPEGGVSLDAYPHIRRWLARIEQQPHFVPMVASPLPEQA; translated from the coding sequence ATGACCACACCAATCAAGCTTTACAGATATCCTTTATCCGGCCATTCCCATCGGGTTGAATTGATGCTGGCTTTTCTCCAGCTGCCTTATGAGCCAATCGATGTTGATCTTGCCAATGGGGCACACAAGGCTCCGGATTTCCTTAAACTCAGCCAGTTTGGCAAGGTCCCGGCAATTGACGACAACGGTTTCACCCTGTCGGATTCCAACGCCATTCTGGTTTATCTGGCCCAGACCTATGCAACTGACAGTCACTGGCTGCCGCGTGATGCGAAAGTGGCGGCTGAAATACAGCGCTGGTTGACAATTGCTGCTGATCAAATCGCTTCGGGGCCTTGTGCTGCCCGTGTGGCTGCCCTGTTCGGAGCGCCGATTGATCATCAGAGCGCCATCGGCAAAGCGCACGCCCTGTTTGACATCATGAACGCACATTTAAGTGATCGTGATTGGCTCGCCAGTGATACTATTTCCATTGCTGACGTGGCAGGCTACAGCTACATAGCCCACGCGCCTGAAGGCGGGGTCAGCCTTGACGCCTATCCACATATCCGCAGGTGGCTTGCCCGTATCGAGCAACAGCCGCATTTCGTGCCAATGGTTGCCTCGCCCCTGCCCGAACAGGCGTGA
- a CDS encoding LysR family transcriptional regulator has protein sequence MDRIQTLEIFVAVAKAGSFATGARALGLSAPSVTRGINALEERLGVRLFTRTTRKIRLTEVGETYLADAQAVLAQLQAADDAASGAAVRPKGHLRITCPSEFGRLHIMPVVTAYLDAHPDVTAQVLVVDRIVNIIEEGVDVALRIGHLPSSGLSAIRVGEVRLVICGAPDYFARWGRPEKPEDLSDHRIIATATDGPTTEWRFGAKQEQIVRLKPTLEVTSVAASIGVAREGWGLCRALSYQVSEDVRSGRLMPVLEAYRADPIPVHLVHAGGGRTSVKLRSFLDFARTALRSEETRRKLTFDP, from the coding sequence ATGGATCGCATTCAAACGCTGGAAATCTTTGTTGCTGTGGCCAAGGCTGGCAGCTTTGCGACAGGCGCACGCGCGCTTGGCTTGAGTGCGCCTTCGGTCACCCGCGGCATCAATGCGCTTGAAGAAAGGCTTGGTGTGAGGCTCTTTACCCGAACCACCCGCAAGATCCGGCTGACCGAGGTCGGGGAGACCTATCTGGCCGACGCTCAAGCGGTACTGGCCCAATTGCAGGCAGCCGATGATGCGGCATCTGGTGCCGCTGTCCGGCCCAAAGGTCATTTGCGGATCACCTGTCCGTCAGAATTTGGTCGTTTGCATATCATGCCGGTTGTTACGGCCTATCTCGACGCTCACCCCGATGTCACTGCGCAGGTTCTGGTGGTTGACCGGATTGTCAACATCATCGAGGAAGGTGTCGATGTCGCGCTCCGCATTGGCCATCTGCCATCCTCCGGCCTGTCGGCAATTCGTGTTGGTGAGGTGCGGCTGGTCATCTGCGGCGCGCCTGACTATTTCGCCCGCTGGGGGCGACCGGAAAAGCCTGAGGATCTGTCTGATCATCGCATCATCGCTACGGCAACCGACGGCCCGACCACCGAGTGGCGATTTGGGGCCAAGCAGGAACAGATCGTTCGCCTCAAGCCGACTTTGGAGGTGACAAGCGTTGCTGCGTCCATCGGTGTTGCGCGTGAAGGCTGGGGCTTGTGCCGGGCCTTGTCCTATCAGGTGAGTGAAGATGTCCGCAGCGGGCGTCTGATGCCGGTGCTGGAAGCTTACCGCGCAGACCCGATTCCGGTTCATCTGGTTCATGCAGGCGGTGGGCGCACCAGCGTTAAGCTGCGCAGCTTTCTTGATTTTGCCCGCACTGCATTGCGTTCAGAGGAAACCCGGAGAAAACTCACCTTTGATCCCTAA